The Candidatus Defluviibacterium haderslevense DNA window TCCATTGACGCTGGCTATACAAATTATCAACACATTCAAGAGGACTCTGATCTAAATAGCATCCGCAAAGAGAAAGAATTTCTTGATCTCAATAATTATCTTAGGAGCATTGGCGACTATCTGTACATTTTAAAAAAAGCAGATCAATACAATCGTAACGACAACAGATTGTTTCCAAGCTTTACTTATCAATCCAGCGAAAATCAAAATTTAAAGGATTTGCGTAATGCATTGAACCTGGACAGCATTGCTGGGAAAGGTACAGACGTTTTAAAAATACTTAACCTATTGCATTGGATGCACAATTTAATTCCACATGACGGCAATCATAACAACCCGGTTGTCAAAAATGCAATGAGTATGATAGCTGAGTGTAAGCGCGACAACAGAGGATTAAATTGTAGAGGACTTGCTACTGTTTTAAATGAATGCTATTTATCTTTAGGAATAAAATCACGAATAGTTACTTGCCTCCCTAAAGACAGTTTGAAAATCGATAATGATTGTCATGTGATTAATTCCGTTTATTCCGAAACGCTTAAAAAATGGCTTTGGATAGATCCTACCTTCAATGCTTATGTAATGAACGAACATGGAGAATTATTGAGTATTGAAGAAGTGCGTACCCGGATAATCCAAAACCAAACTTTAATCATAAACCCAGATGCCAATTGGAACAATCGGAATCTTCAAACGAAAGAATATTACCTAATGAATTATATGGCAAAGAATCTATACCTATTGGAATGTCCGGTAGTAAGTGAATACAACATGGAGACTGTAGAAAACGGCAGAGTTTTTAATTATATTCAACTACTTCCTTTAGATTATTATAAGCAATCCCCAGACAAGTCGGAGAATAAAGATGAAAAAACAAATACTACCTGGATTAAAATTAAAACCAATAATGATAAACTCTTTTGGCAAATTCCATAATACCTAGAGAACTATAATAAACAAATTAATTAAAAAAAACTATCCTCTGGTAAATCCATGTTATAAGACGGATTATAATGAAAACAATTACAACATTTTTATTTTGCATTATTTTTTTATCTAATCTTTGCGGACAGACCCATAAAAATAATTTGAACATAACATATTTGTCCGGGGACTTTTATGTGTTTACCACGTATCGGGAATTTAAGGGAACACCATTTCCTTCCAATGGTATGTATGTAGTAACTCATGATGGTGTAGTACTCATAGACACACCCTGGGACACCACTCAATTTCAACCCTTACTCGACAGCATTAAAATCAGGCATAATCAAAATGTAGTGATATGTGTTGCTACTCATTCGCACGAAGATCGAACGGGTGGACTTGAGTATTACAAACAAAAGGGAATTAAAACTTATACGAGCCTGCAAACCGATCAAATCAGTAAATCCAGAAATGAAAAACAAGCAGCGTTTTTAATGCTAGAAGATACCGTATTTACTGTGGGTCAATATTCTTTTCAAACCTATTATGCTGGTGCAGGACACACGCCAGACAACATCGTCATCTGGTTTCCAAAAAATAAAATTCTGTATGGTGGATGTTTAGTTAAAAGTACCGAAGCTATTGACCTCGGTAATCTCAATGACGCTGATCCAAAACAGTGGCCTTCGACCATAAAAAAGATTAAGAGAAAATTTGGCAAACCCAATTACGTTATTCCCGGCCATCAGAATTGGACAGATAATACTTCATTAGATCATACCTTGAAATTGTTAAGGCAATATAAAAAGGAAAACCTCCGATAATAAAATCACAATAAAAGCTGATTGAAAAAAAATCTGAATTCACGCACTTTCATTAAATGCTATCATTAAGGTTTTGAAAATTAGAATAAATGCCAAGATTGGTAGCAATGCTTTACTCTTTCATAAACTGACAATCCAGAACATAACCGTCTTTAGTTGTCAATTCCATAAAATACAATCCACTACTGAAAGTAGATATATCGATGGCTTGTTTGACATCTTTAATGGATTGTATTTTTATTAATTTTCCACTGAAGTCATAAATTCGAATAGATTTAGGCTGCTTCCCTTTGATGTCACCAATATAAATATACTTGGATGAAGGGTTTGGTAAAATATCAAAGTCAAGTAAGTTGTCATGGTCTTTTACAAAAAGTGAAAGTCCATTACTCAGCTTCCAGAAATCAGAAAAACGAGGATTGCCACCATTGGATTGAGCGCCTGTTCCGATATAAATATCATTCATTAAAGTAAATCCACCAGCATAACCACGTGGCAAACCTGGAAACGTACCTAAAAGCGTCCATGTATCTGTTAATGGAGCATATTTATAAAACATATTCATGGGATTATGAGTAATACCGGCATACTGATAAAAATAGCCACACAACACATAGCCATCTTTTGACGAGGAATAGGTAGTCGGTGAATTAACACTGGACAAGGGGAAGTTTGCTTTTTGTGTCCAAACATCTTGATTTGGATCATATTCATATAAATCATTTGGGTAAAAAGTAGCATTTGAGTTGTTACCCATTCCTATGTATCCTTTGTCCCCTGCAGTAAATCCAGAAGCGCCATTGCGTTCAATGCCAGGGAAGGATGCTTTAGGTGTCCATGTATTGGCTACCGGGTCAAATGCATAGAAATCATTTAAACTTGTACCATTGGACCCAGTCCCGACATATCCTAATCCATTTAAACTAAATCCTGCCGCATTTTGTCTGCCACCATCTGGCATAGGTGTTTTAATGGTCCACGTTTTGGTTACAGGATCAAATTCATAAACAGCATTTGAGTACCTGCCATTTGATGCTCCCCCTATTACATAACCTTTTGATCCTATAGAAAAACTAACACTAAATGCTGTTCCATTTGCGGGAACATTTGCAAGTTGAGTCCATTGATTAGTTATGGGATCATATTCATACCAATCGCTATAATAAACACTATTAGCATCTGTTCCAAGGCCCATATATCCTTTATTATTTATGGAAAACGATGCAACTCCCCACCTTTTTCCTCCAGGAAAATCTGGCATTTGTAACCAACTCAACTGAGCATTCGAGTTAAAATTAATTAGCATTAATAAGAATAGATAAATTTTAGTTTTCATAGTATTAATTTAAATTTTAATTTATTTTTTAAGCGGTAACTCCTTTTTTATTTAGTTCTGACAATCAACAAAGTTACTTATTAAAAAATGATTTTTATCACATCTGTCAAATTAAATAAAAAAGGACATTGTCGCTTTAAATCTGCGAATGATTACCTTTTTCAGTCTGTTCACTGACGACCGACCAATGATGACTATTTCCTCGATCACCTGATTAACCATTCAAACCCGATCACCATCCACCCCGATTACCCTTCAAACCTGATTACCATTCCACCCCGATTACCCCTCAAACCTGATTACCGATTACCTTTTCCTAAATATTAGAATTACAATTCTTACTTTTGACCAAATTATCGACCCATGCAACTTCAAGATCAGCTTATCCGGGGATACATGTATCAGGAATTAGATCGCCAGCGCCGCGGCGTGGAACTCATCGCTTCTGAGAATTTTGCCAGTCTACAGGTCATTCAATCCATGGGTTCATGGTTAACCAACAAGTATGCTGAAGGTTATCCCGGAAAACGTTATTATGGTGGATGTGAAGTGGTGGATGAAATTGAACAGATTGCCATAGATCGCTTATGCGAGCTCTTTGGGGCGAGTTATGCCAATGTGCAGCCACACTCAGGGGCATCCGCTAATATGGCCGTACAAATCAGCTTATTGAGTCCTGGAGATACCATTATGGGCTTGGATCTGGCGCACGGAGGGCATTTGACCCATGGTTCACCGGTTAATATCAGCGGTAAGTACTTCAAGGTGGTGTCTTATGGAGTCGACGCAGATGGCCGAATCGATATGAATGACGTCGCAGATAAGGCTTTAGCCCATCGACCCAAATTGATTATCTGTGGGGCTTCAGCTTACTCTAGAGATTTTGATTATGCAAGATTTAGAAAAATCGCTGATGAAGTGAATGCCGTGCTTTGGGCTGACATTGCACATCCTGCCGGATTGATCGCTTCCAAACTCCTCAATGATCCTATAAAACATTGTCATATTCTTACTTCCACTACACACAAGACCTTGCGGGGTCCACGAGGGGGAATTATTATGATGGGCCAGGATTTTGATAATCCCATAGGTAAGAAAGATAAAAAAGGAAAATTATTACCCATGTCCTCTTTGCTTCAAAGTGCTGTTTTTCCTGGGACACAGGGAGGTCCTTTAGAACATATTATCGCGAGCAAAGCCATCGCATTTGGTGAGGCATTAAGTCCTGCTTTTAAGACCTATTCCAAACAAGTTATTGATAATGCGCAGGCATTCGCCCATGCACTTCAGGCCTTAAATTACAATTTGGTTTCCGGTGGTACGGACAATCATTTGTTTTTATTGGATTTGCGCAATAAAGATATTACCGGAAAGGAAATGGAACATTTACTCATCAAAGCCGATATCACGACC harbors:
- a CDS encoding transglutaminase domain-containing protein, which codes for MKFRPLFLCIYLLTTSIAFGQGVSDMFEKFAIRQDSLFIVAYEQRDVNTYNNLLTDFLSKYDKLSTNEKKNFSRYLSGAYYNLSCTHSLLGNKQMAIANLKKSIDAGYTNYQHIQEDSDLNSIRKEKEFLDLNNYLRSIGDYLYILKKADQYNRNDNRLFPSFTYQSSENQNLKDLRNALNLDSIAGKGTDVLKILNLLHWMHNLIPHDGNHNNPVVKNAMSMIAECKRDNRGLNCRGLATVLNECYLSLGIKSRIVTCLPKDSLKIDNDCHVINSVYSETLKKWLWIDPTFNAYVMNEHGELLSIEEVRTRIIQNQTLIINPDANWNNRNLQTKEYYLMNYMAKNLYLLECPVVSEYNMETVENGRVFNYIQLLPLDYYKQSPDKSENKDEKTNTTWIKIKTNNDKLFWQIP
- the bla gene encoding BlaB/IND/MUS family subclass B1 metallo-beta-lactamase; this encodes MKTITTFLFCIIFLSNLCGQTHKNNLNITYLSGDFYVFTTYREFKGTPFPSNGMYVVTHDGVVLIDTPWDTTQFQPLLDSIKIRHNQNVVICVATHSHEDRTGGLEYYKQKGIKTYTSLQTDQISKSRNEKQAAFLMLEDTVFTVGQYSFQTYYAGAGHTPDNIVIWFPKNKILYGGCLVKSTEAIDLGNLNDADPKQWPSTIKKIKRKFGKPNYVIPGHQNWTDNTSLDHTLKLLRQYKKENLR
- a CDS encoding T9SS type A sorting domain-containing protein, whose protein sequence is MKTKIYLFLLMLINFNSNAQLSWLQMPDFPGGKRWGVASFSINNKGYMGLGTDANSVYYSDWYEYDPITNQWTQLANVPANGTAFSVSFSIGSKGYVIGGASNGRYSNAVYEFDPVTKTWTIKTPMPDGGRQNAAGFSLNGLGYVGTGSNGTSLNDFYAFDPVANTWTPKASFPGIERNGASGFTAGDKGYIGMGNNSNATFYPNDLYEYDPNQDVWTQKANFPLSSVNSPTTYSSSKDGYVLCGYFYQYAGITHNPMNMFYKYAPLTDTWTLLGTFPGLPRGYAGGFTLMNDIYIGTGAQSNGGNPRFSDFWKLSNGLSLFVKDHDNLLDFDILPNPSSKYIYIGDIKGKQPKSIRIYDFSGKLIKIQSIKDVKQAIDISTFSSGLYFMELTTKDGYVLDCQFMKE
- a CDS encoding serine hydroxymethyltransferase — its product is MQLQDQLIRGYMYQELDRQRRGVELIASENFASLQVIQSMGSWLTNKYAEGYPGKRYYGGCEVVDEIEQIAIDRLCELFGASYANVQPHSGASANMAVQISLLSPGDTIMGLDLAHGGHLTHGSPVNISGKYFKVVSYGVDADGRIDMNDVADKALAHRPKLIICGASAYSRDFDYARFRKIADEVNAVLWADIAHPAGLIASKLLNDPIKHCHILTSTTHKTLRGPRGGIIMMGQDFDNPIGKKDKKGKLLPMSSLLQSAVFPGTQGGPLEHIIASKAIAFGEALSPAFKTYSKQVIDNAQAFAHALQALNYNLVSGGTDNHLFLLDLRNKDITGKEMEHLLIKADITTNKNMIPNDPQPPITTSGIRLGTAAMTSRGFKEKDFVQVSEWINELVIHRSNDVMIESIKKKVNQYMEQFPLYPEIGA